One genomic window of Hippopotamus amphibius kiboko isolate mHipAmp2 chromosome 10, mHipAmp2.hap2, whole genome shotgun sequence includes the following:
- the LOC130830024 gene encoding enhancer of rudimentary homolog: protein MSHTILLVQPTKRPEGRTYADYESVNECMEGVCKMYEEHLKRMNPNSPSITYDISQLFDFIDDLADLSCLVYRADTQTYQPYNKDWIKEKIYVLLRRQAQQAGK from the coding sequence ATGTCTCACACCATTTTGCTGGTACAGCCTACCAAGAGGCCAGAAGGCAGAACTTATGCTGACTATGAATCTGTGAATGAGTGCATGGAAGGTGTTTGTAAAATGTATGAAGAACACCTGAAGAGAATGAATCCCAACAGCCCATCTATCACATATGATATCAGTCAgttgtttgattttattgatgACCTGGCAGACCTCAGCTGCCTTGTTTACCGAGCTGATACCCAGACGTACCAGCCTTATAACAAAGACTGGATTAAAGAGAAGATCTACGTACTCCTTCGTCGACAGGCCCAGCAGGCCGGGAAATAG